A stretch of the Ostrea edulis chromosome 9, xbOstEdul1.1, whole genome shotgun sequence genome encodes the following:
- the LOC125659568 gene encoding emopamil-binding protein-like, with protein MRKNCIDAVASLGIDSIMEKPVLTQVSIISLAVTGLYAAGAFVFAFSVGKSQSRINKLIIAWLVFDALIHFTLEGPFVYWSLVSTVEKSKHFTAQVWKEYALADKRWGMSDPTIVSLEILTVFITGPLAVWLIYIVLKKKPYRHFIQIVLCVCELYGGWMTFCPEWLTGSKNLKTDNFLYMWIYLVFFNGIWVVIPVLLLCQSWLEMTVTGEVKQTKVIESVTTTSVTHNYNTRSRKKME; from the exons ATGCGCAAAAACTGTATTGACGCTGTAGCGTCCCTTGGAATTGATTCGATTATGGAGAAACCTGTATTAACTCAAGTGTCCATAATATCTCTGGCTGTTACAGGCCTTTATGCAGCTGGAGCATTTGTTTTTGCCTTTAGCGTGGGGAAATCCCAATCCAGAATTAATAAGCTGATAATCGCTTGGCTAGTTTTTGATGCATTAATTCACTTTACCTTG GAGGGACCATTTGTGTACTGGTCATTGGTTTCAACAGTAgagaaatcaaaacatttcaCAGCCCAAGttt GGAAAGAATATGCCCTTGCTGACAAAAGATGGGGCATGTCAGATCCAACCATTGTATCATTAGAAATTCTGACCGTTTTCATCACTGGACCTCTGGCTGTTTGGTTAATCTACATTGTATTGAAGAAGAAACCATACAGGCACTTCATTCAGATTGTGCTCTGTGTATGTGAACTCTATGGAG gATGGATGACATTTTGTCCAGAATGGTTGACTGGTAGTAAGAATCTTAAAACGGACAACTTTTTGTACATGTGGATCTATCTGGTTTTCTTCAATGGAATCTGGGTTGTGATTCCAGTTCTGCTTCTCTGTCAGTCGTGGCTTGAAATGACAGTGACAGGGGAGGTCAAACAAACCAAGGTCATAGAAAGTGTGACCACCACATCTGTCACCCATAATTATAACACCCGGTCTCGAAAGAAAATGGAATGA